The following nucleotide sequence is from Ornithodoros turicata isolate Travis chromosome 2, ASM3712646v1, whole genome shotgun sequence.
AAGGCTTCTCAGGAGGAACGTCCTGTGCTGGAGCCGAACCAGGTGAGCGCTGACGGATTCGTAGCTGGGCGCCCTAGTCATATCCGCTCACAAGCATACgtactgtttttgttttcttcactGTGTCCTTCCTGCTACAATATAGCAGTGACACCTACTATATTTCGCATACGCACGGTGTCGAAACTAAATGTGCACAACATTTCTCATTAAGCGACCTGTCGCGGGAAGCTGGTGTCGTTGTTTGAAGACTTGTGTTGCAAACATGTGCCGCCTTGCAAGATCCACGCGTTTCTTGCACAAGCATCCCAGGGAACTTATCAGCCTATCGGAACTTATCGTTGCCTATGACAACGATTTTTATTAGAAATTATGTTCACATTTAGCGTGGGCACCTTGTATATGAATGAGTGGAACGAAGTGAACGTATCATATCCCGACGAAATGTGTTTTCGTTATAGTGGCATTGGTATCCCAGGTTGAGCCCCAGTGAAGCGCACGTTGAAGCTATTCGAGCACTATACCTCCCCTTGCAGGCTGGAATCAAGAATTATTTGCGGTCACGGAATCGGCACGAGTTGAATGTCCGGCTAGGTGTCACATGGCTGTCAGGTCGGCGTTGTTGCCACCGCGCTTCATTGCACCAGGATTTGACAGTGTCAGGGAATGTCCTAGCCGACATCTAGGTCTTAAGTCACTTGAAACATTGCAATCACTGCGGTGTTGTATTTGTGCATTTTTATCAAGTTCCAGTACGCATTTTTTGCAGACCTGCGGGGTCTTGGTCGGGTAAGGCCCAGTCTTCATCGGGCACGGTCGGGCTGGGCTTTATTTTTTCTGAGTCGGGTAAGACGACTCTGCTTCGGGCACGCGGGCAGGATATTAAAAGCTGCTACTGTCGACAAAATGCTTAGTCGTTCACAAAGGGGAGTGACCGTGCGTGCCCAATTATTAGGGACGTACTGGATGTGGCACAATCCATGTCAAACATGCGTGCGGTGTCTGCCTGTTATTTAGTCTCTTTCTGTAACAGCTGTGTGAACATGCAGTTtaattttcttttaattttcttGATGACAGGTAGACCTGGGAAGCGGCGTGTACGTGTCCAGCGCGACGCTTACAAGGCTACAGGAATCCTACAAGGATTCTCCCAGCAAGTTTGCCCGTGCTCTCACTCGTGTACTTTTTACAGATGAAGAGCTAAAAAACCGATCACTTTTTGGTAAACAGTCCAACAGCCACAAGAACAAGGACCCAAGGCCTGCCCTCGACGAGAACCGTGTGACAGCTATCTTGGGTATGCGCTTCTTTGCCCGTGCATCACACTTCCCAGGAAAAGCGTACCCGTCGTATACTGTCCAAAGTGGCAGTCCGCATTCAAAAGGAGCACCGAGGTGTTCGTATAACAGTGCCGCTTATGGCAAGGGGAAGAGACTTGTGAAATACCTCAATCCAAAACCCATCGGAACTCGCGTCAATGATTATTCTCCACAGAGCACGAGATGCTATGACGACGCATGGAAGTGTCCCGCGACATAAGACTTTTGTTGCAGACAATTCAAGATGGAGGCTGTGTTCGGCATATCTTGGACGCTGACTGCGCTCAGGACGACTTTCACTTACTTTTTGCCAAGGCCGTTGCGCCCCTCCCACTGAGTAGAGCTCTTACCCGCAGATGTGCAAAAACTGCAATGTGTCATGGAAAGGAGTCCGGGAACCAAAAGGAGAAAAACAGGGTCGCTGAAATTATTAGGAATCAGTCCTTAGGCACAGCAAGCCTTTTTTGTCCAGCGTCCTCCCTATTACCCCTATACACCACTTTATCTGCACCGTATGTACGATATGGATATTAACCAGGGACGTACAACGTGTAAACAGTAAAGCAGCTGTTCACGATTCATGTCGTTTAAACCGTTAGGTATAGGCATGAATACGTGCTTAAAAGATGTGAATTCCTTTCCGTGGATCACTGGCGTTAATCTTCATTCGCTGTTTCTATTGCAGAGCACACCTGCGCTACATTCAAGTGCGCGGACTACCTGGTGAAAAGAAGCCTCAGTGCCATGCTTCAGAAGCTCAACAAGGGCACCCCATGATGTTGCAGTGTACAATGTGCAAATAAATGCTTTGGGTGGAAGTTCGCACCAACAGCTTGTCGGACGCAGTGCTGAAAATATAGCAAGGCCACTGCGTTGTTTTTAGCAAAATAACATGCACTCCCTGTAGAAGGGTGCTTGCTGGAGGCATGGATGACCAAAAAAGTATGCTGAATGCTTCGAGCCAGTCTGAGTTCTGGGGCGCTTTAGAGACTGCATATTTTCTGCGGTAAGCGTGCATTGGGTTGTGCAGGCTTTCTGTAGCAAGGTACGCTCCATTTCTTCGACGGGTGGCAGCTAGTCTGCTGTATGCGTGAAGCCTTTCCGCGTACTAGGTCACTTGGAGTGTGTACGGTATCGAAAGCAGGGAAATTTATGGTACATAGACTTTCCATACGAAGTCTTGATCCGCTGGACCAAGAAAGATGAAAAAGCCTGCTCTAAGGTTTAAGCCTTTCTGAATACGGGGTTTGTTTAGTCATTCTGTTTTCTGTAGGAAGACAGCAGAGCTTATAGTACGCAGACTTTCTATAGGAAAATGTGTTCCAATTGGGATTAGAAAGGTGACAGGGGTAACAGACGGTCTACTGGATTGTTTCACGTTTTCTGAGTACTTAGTCGCTTGGAGTCCGTATATTTTCTATAGGAAGGGCAGAAGATTTTTTGTAAGGGTACCTTTTCGAAAGCCAAATTGCGATTCTTAACGCACTTCAAAGTAACTCGTCAGTCGACCTAGTAGAAGAGCACCAATTAATTTACTCAACGGTGTAAGTATGGCTATGGGTCTACAATTCTGTTCGTTACTTGTTTTAgctttttcatctttttttttaagaaatcgGAAgccggcctacgcctgactaacatttccttcctttgtttttgtttttaataaacatatccaccCGTTACTTGCTCCGGCCATCCATTACATGCTCCAAAATGCATAGCTAATTTTAATTTGGAAAAGCTATGCACGAAATGGAGCCTCATGACCGGCCTCATTTGTT
It contains:
- the LOC135384796 gene encoding BEN domain-containing protein 5-like; translated protein: MTDIQTATEIMNDPSIVESLVGRTFEITWKSGEPPAKAHLIAAGDPGTLERRRNRLAARACKNMSQASGCCGHEEQIKQLQQANDDLKRKIEDLENMMDIQKTVKTLKRIVRNMKASQEERPVLEPNQVDLGSGVYVSSATLTRLQESYKDSPSKFARALTRVLFTDEELKNRSLFGKQSNSHKNKDPRPALDENRVTAILEHTCATFKCADYLVKRSLSAMLQKLNKGTP